From Solanum lycopersicum chromosome 8, SLM_r2.1, the proteins below share one genomic window:
- the LOC138337927 gene encoding uncharacterized protein: MVDPSKIEVVKSWVRPTNVSEVRIFVGLAIYYHRFVKEFSSVASQLTNLTKQNVPFVCANAGEECNFLCFEKDLNLRKRKWMELLKDYDITILCHPGKANVVADAFNRKARSMGSLATYRLTKSPHFIPVKMIYNEEKLAKLFISEIIRLHGVPLSIISDRVLEDMLGAYVIDFGGHWDKFLPLAEFSYNISYNSSIDMAPFEALYGRRCRSPNCWFDAFEVRPWGTDLLGESLEKVKFIQEKLLPA; encoded by the exons atggtggatccttctaagattgaagtagtgaagagttgggtaagacctactaatgtttcagAGGTAAGgatatttgttggtttagctatcTACTACCATCGATTCGTCAAGgaattttcttctgttgcttcgcagttgacaaatttgactaagcagaatgttccatttgtatg tgctaatgcaggagaggaatgtaatttcttatgcttcgag aaagatttgaatttaaggaAGAGGAagtggatggaactattgaaagactatgatattactattttgtgtCACCctggaaaagctaatgttgtggcagatgctttcaATAGAAAAGCaaggagcatgggtagtttagccacttacag gttaactaagtctcctcacttcattccggtcaagatgatttacaatgaagagaagttagccaaactatTTATCTCAGAAATTATTCGATtacatggagttccactttccattatatcagatagag TGCTGGAGGATATGCTTGGTGCGTACGTGATTgattttggtggtcattgggataaattctTACCTTTAGCAGAGTTTTCGTACAACATTAGCTAtaactcaagtattgatatggccccatttgaggcattgtacgGGAGGAGATGCAGGTCTCCCaattgttggtttgatgcatttgaggttagaccttggggtactgatcttctaggggaatcattagagaaagtgaaatttattcaagaaaagcttttaccAGCTTAG
- the LOC138337928 gene encoding uncharacterized protein, which yields MDFDFMEGELVLLEVSPMKGVMQFGKQVPPGLSGVHPVFNVSMLKNYHADENNIIRWDSVLLDKNLSYEEDPIAILDRGGLQIEIKRDCFYQSSVEESASRRVHFESEANMNERYPNLFTDSGTLSPPHLSFDHSRTNDG from the exons ATGGACTttgattttatggagggtgaactaGTCTTGTTGGAggtttcacctatgaagggtGTAATGCAGTTCGGTAAGCAAG TGCCTCCAGGGTTGTCAGGAGTTCATCCGGTATTtaatgtgtctatgctgaaaaattaCCATgctgatgaaaataatattattcgttgggattcagttcttcttgataagaatctgtcttatgaggaggaccctattgctattctagataggggGGGTCTGCAAATTGAGATCAAAAGAGATTGTTTCTATCAAAGTTCAGTGGAAGAGTCGGCCAGTAGAAGAGTCCATTTCGAGAGTGAGGCTAATATGAATGAAAGATATCCAAATCTTTTTAccgattcaggtactctttctcccCCTCACCTTTCTTttgatcattcgaggacgaacgatgggtaa